The following coding sequences lie in one Notolabrus celidotus isolate fNotCel1 chromosome 6, fNotCel1.pri, whole genome shotgun sequence genomic window:
- the mapk8ip2 gene encoding C-Jun-amino-terminal kinase-interacting protein 2, producing the protein MADRAEMFSLSTFHSLSPPGCRPAHDISLEEFDDEDLSEITDDCGIGLNYDSDPYEKDSLILEKNDLHHPICSFQDDFQEFEMIDDEDDEDDDEDDDDEDVDPDAPPSPSASPPLSPTLGTLKSRPTTLNLTTAVSQDSLNNNSSLSPKKGSWQDSLHNPASQGRLSPTHSCLEDGSHVTGKCPVSPVSQAPGSQSKGSFGQHKSHPCSGHVNETKADPSIQTTRVPSVDEHSQCSDTEVDHDLNSHHNHKHSNQRATDTYTITSESGMEPETDLDPDGTSRCLSSTAPMGGNDGADTPLSDEELDKDFEVEFMCKETYDMVCKENRSSYVEFPPIEPSEPASFSSYLSSSRSDSLNKSNMSHNSAISAMEAAANDSTSPSSDPGIADMNQQGYMTSDQDKDLSSPGSDSDVEGEIEAAFACGGPVVSNMISSISETELDLTSDDSSSGRSSHLTNSIEEASSPTSDQELDPDTELEQDSGIVGLKASLFLGQPDPIKEGSLLPSPSPLPSPTIATPSPIDSPILPPESYDDDQALLGLQCVDDELSYEHQADPDETLPPAQRCEDSLSRQMVLQIEPDHSLESFKRSFYLPVGPRLMPSADEYDGTSEGESESESEDDLSENSDSPWLLSNLVNRMISEGSYPISCPEDCFKRKVSVSDTISPSSDIGDTDGFNDDDQEQKAGLEESDEEEKDSERYRNERMGQGDRKSVESLKEGGVISSHLYMSKPTGDTVSPLKTEHSSYSPKDSEKNHTEKQSKNTRRQDEDEEPNNDLMMLEGRKDLDSPSLSESVVSDKDEGRETEPRPTSRSSASLERITEVKNSLTLDIPTAQTNRCFSLTYSTDNDEEEDDGDSYPFLDGLRNQSYRGSDLELDSSPPIDSSVQDHPLLDNDLPLCEKDLTLRQPSEDDGLAYDSMKYTLVVDENTTLELVSLRRCTSVLSDDSELSTLCDEEPLGTGEVGYGCDDDEVRPELLSSSEDSSPEADLPFSKKFLNVFVNSTSRSSSTESFGLFSCTINGEERDQTHRAVYRFIPRHADELELDVDDPLYVEEEEDDYWYRGYNMRTGERGIFPAFYANEVIGQSKELLGMKRNPAWIETFSVQFLGSVEVPYHQGNGILCAAMQKIAISRKRTVHVRPPSLCELEISLQGVKLIMSLEDEYDTLDEFDRCSHFFQMKNISFCGCHPRNNCYFGFITKHPMLNRFACHVFVSQESMRPVAECVGRAFQEYYQEHLEYACPTEDIYLE; encoded by the exons ATGGCGGACAGGGCTGAGATGTTTTCCCTCTCCACTTTCcattccctctctccccctggatGCAG GCCAGCCCACGACATCAGCTTGGAGGAGTTTGATGATGAAGATCTCTCTGAAATCACAGATGACTGTGGGATTGGACTCAATTATGACTCTGATCCGTATGAAAAG GACTCCCTTATTCTGGAGAAGAATGACCTGCACCACCCAATCTGCTCCTTCCAGGATGACTTCCAAGAGTTTGAGATgattgatgatgaagatgatgaagacgatgatgaagatgatgatgatgaagacgtAGACCCTGATGCACCTCCATCCCCCtctgcctcccctcctctctctccgaCTCTTGGCACCCTAAAGAGCAGACCAACCACACTGAACCTCACCACTGCTGTGTCGCAG GATTCACTGAACAACAATAGCAGTCTGTCCCCAAAGAAAGGAAGTTGGCAGGACTCCTTACACAACCCAGCCTCACAGG GCCGTCTTTCTCCAACCCACTCATGCCTAGAGGATGGTAGCCATGTGACAGGCAAATGCCCAGTCTCTCCAGTTTCCCAGGCACCGGGGTCTCAGAGCAAAG GTTCGTTTGGGCAACACAAGTCTCACCCTTGCTCCGGACATGTCAATGAAACAAAGGCAGACCCTTCAATCCAGACAACGAGGGTACCTTCTGTGGATGAGCACTCCCAGTGTTCGGACACAGAGGTGGACCATGACCTCAACAGCCACCATAACCACAAACACTCAAACCAGCGTGCCACTGACACCTACACAATTACTAGTGAGTCGGGTATGGAGCCAGAGACTGACCTAGACCCAGATGGAACCAGTCGCTGTTTGTCATCCACTGCACCCATGGGAGGCAATGATGGCGCTGATACACCCTTGTCTGATGAGGAGCTGGACAAGGACTTTGAAGTGGAGTTCATGTGTAAGGAGACCTATGATATGGTTTGCAAGGAGAACCGGTCATCATATGTTGAATTCCCCCCCATTGAACCTTCTGAGCCTGCCTCTTTCTCCAGCTATCTGTCCTCCAGCCGCTCAGACTCTCTCAACAAGTCCAACATGTCACATAATTCAGCAATTTCCGCCATGGAAGCAGCAGCTAACGACTCCACCTCTCCATCTTCAGACCCAGGAATAGCAGATATGAACCAGCAGGGCTACATGACTTCGGACCAGGACAAGGACCTCAGCTCTCCAGGATCTGACTCTGATGTTGAAGGGGAAATAGAGGCAGCATTTGCCTGTGGTGGTCCTGTTGTGTCCAACATGATCTCCTCCATTTCAGAGACAGAGCTTGACCTGACCAGTGATGACAGTAGCAGTGGACGCTCATCTCATCTCACCAACTCAATTGAAGAGGCCAGCTCGCCTACATCAGACCAGGAACTGGATCCAGATACTGAGTTAGAACAGGATAGCGGTATTGTTGGACTAAAAGCATCCCTATTTCTTGGCCAACCAGATCCCATCAAAGAAGGGTCTCTTCTTCCATCTCCTTCCCCTCTACCCTCACCCACTATTGCTACACCTTCACCTATTGACTCACCCATCCTTCCCCCAGAGTCTTATGATGATGATCAAGCTCTACTGGGTCTGCAGTGTGTGGACGATGAGCTGTCTTATGAGCACCAGGCGGACCCAGATGAGACTCTTCCTCCAGCTCAAAGATGTGAGGACAGCCTGTCCAGACAGATGGTGCTGCAAATTGAACCGGACCACAGTCTAGAAAGCTTCAAACGCTCCTTCTACCTGCCGGTAGGACCCCGGCTAATGCCCAGTGCAGATGAATATGATGGAACCAGTGAGGGTGAATCTGAATCAGAAAGTGAAGATGATCTGAGTGAGAACTCTGACTCACCATGGCTTCTAAGCAACCTGGTAAACAGGATGATTTCAGAGGGCTCATACCCCATCAGTTGTCCTGAGGATTGCTTCAAGAGAAAGGTTTCTGTGTCAGACACCATCTCACCATCTTCAGACATCGGAGACACAGATGGTTTCAATGATGATGACCAAGAGCAGAAAGCAGGGCTTGAGGAATCagatgaagaagagaaagataGTGAAAGATACAGAAATGAAAGGATGGGACAAGGAGATAGGAAGAGTGTGGAGTCTTTGAAAGAAGGAGGTGTGATAAGTTCCCATCTTTATATGAGCAAACCAACTGGCGACACCGTAAGCCCTCTGAAGACTGAGCATTCCTCATATTCCCCTAAAGACTCTGAGAAGAATCACACGGAAAAGCAATCTAAGAATACCAGGAGacaggatgaagatgaagagccCAATAATGATTTGATGATGCTAGAAGGGAGGAAGGATCTGGACTCACCAAGCCTCTCTGAGAGTGTGGTCAGTGACAAAGATGAGGGACGAGAGACTGAACCCAGGCCAACAAGCcgctcctctgcctctcttgaACGTATCACCGAGGTTAAAAACAGTCTTACACTGGACATACCCACCGCCCAGACTAACCGCTGCTTCAGCCTCACCTATTCCACTGacaatgatgaagaggaggatgatggagaTTCTTACCCATTCCTGGATGGCTTGAGAAACCAGTCCTACAGGGGTAGTGATTTAGAGCTGGACAGTTCACCTCCAATTGATTCCAGTGTCCAAGACCATCCCTTATTGGACAATGACCTTCCACTGTGTGAGAAAGATCTGACTCTGAGGCAGCCCAGTGAAGATGATGGACTAGCCTATGACTCCATGAAGTACACGCTAGTGGTGGATGAGAATACAACACTTGAACTGGTCAGCCTCAGAAG GTGCACCTCTGTTCTGAGTGACGACAGCGAGCTCTCCACACTATGTGATGAGGAGCCTTTGGGGACAGGAGAGGTGGGATATGgttgtgatgatgatgaggtgAGGCCGGAACTTCTCAGTTCTTCTGAGGATTCCTCTCCTGAAGCTGACCTCCCGTTTTCCAAGAAGTTTCTCAATGTGTTCGTCAACAGCACCTCCCGCTCCTCCA GCACAGAATCCTTTGGGCTTTTCTCTTGCACCATCaatggagaggagagggaccagaCACACAGGGCAGTATACAG ATTCATTCCCAGACATGCAGATGAGCTGGAGCTGGATGTGGATGATCCATTATAcgtggaagaagaagaggatgattACTGGTACAGAGGCTATAACATGCGGACAGGGGAGAGGGGTATCTTTCCTGCCTTCTATGCCAACGAGGTTATAGGCCAGTCTAAAGAGTTGTTGG GAATGAAAAGAAATCCAGCTTGGATTGAGACATTTAGCGTTCAGTTTTTGGGGTCTGTTGAGGTTCCTTATCACCAAGGCAACGGCATCCTCTGCGCTGCCATGCAGAAG ATTGCGATATCGAGGAAACGGACAGTTCATGTGCgacctccctctctgtgtgagtTAGAGATCAGCTTGCAGGGAGTGAAACTGATCATGAGCCTGGAGGATGAATATGACACCCTTGATGAG TTTGACAGGTGCAGTCACTTCTTCCAGATGAAGAATATCTCATTCTGTGGATGTCATCCCAGGAACAACTG CTACTTTGGCTTCATCACCAAGCACCCGATGCTGAACAGATTTGCTTGCCATGTGTTTGTATCCCAGGAGTCCATGCGACCTGTAGCAGAGTGTGTTGG acgAGCCTTCCAGGAGTACTACCAGGAACATCTGGAGTACGCCTGCCCCACAGAGGACATCTACCTGGAATAA